Within Metabacillus sp. KUDC1714, the genomic segment TATCCGAGCTCGTTTACGTTTACTTTCTTTTATTTCATCCAGGCGATCATGTAACTGGTCTAAAAGCTCCCAGGGGTCATGAAGGAGAAATAATTCGTTAAGATCGTTTCCTAACGATTGTTCTAGAGATACGATCACACTTTTCCCCTCTGAAGAAAGGATACGGCCAATTATTGTTAATTTCCCTGATTCCATTCTTATTGTTGATCCAACTGGAATTCGGATAGGAGAAGACGTATCGAAATAATACGTAAATGCCCCATCACTCGTCATTAACTCCCCATTTTTCACGTAATATTTAGTGCTTCCATATGTTTTTAAGTGCATGATTTCAGCTCTTAACGCTTTCTGCCAAGTCTTTATATAATAATTCGTTGAATGCATGTTGTCAGCTACCTCTTTAAATTACAAAACATTGTTTTGTTCTCTTTATTAGTATCGACACATACTATACCATCTTACTAACTGAAAATCTATTTCACTTTGCCCTAGGATTTATTTATTAAATCTTTTTTAAACACACAAAAAAGGCTGACTCAAGACAAAGCGTCAGACCCTTATCATAATATATAGCCTCAAAGTTGAGTTAAAAGTCACTATATACTAGTTACGTTGGGTGAGACTCTTTTCTAGCCAACCTCTTTTTTACTTATTTGTTTGTCAAAGAAAAATCCATTCCAATTGGAAGTTTTACACTCTCAGTCATTTTATTAACAGCACTAAACAGAGCTTTTACAGAAGAGGTCATAATATCCATATCAACCCCACAGCCCCAATAAACAGTACCGTCTAGAGCTGTTATCCCTACGTAAGAAACGGCGTTTGATCCCGAGCCTATTTCTTGAGCATGCTCCTTATAGACTAAATCAGTATATTTAATACCAAGTTTGGTTTGTAGTGCGTTACTGATTGCATCTAATCTTCCGTTCCCTTCGCCAGCAACTTCCTGAAGCTCATCATTTATTTTGATCGCTACGATGGTTTGGTAATCATCATGCTTAGTAAACTGGTAATTGACAAACTCGACAGGTGCTTTGATATTGACATATTCCTTTTGGAAAATGTCATAAATTTCATTAGGCAAAAGCTCTTTTTGCTGATGATCTGATACATTTTTAACAATGTACCCAAAGTTTTCACGCATTTTAGCTGGTAAATCAAGGCCATATTGCTGTTCAAGAAGATAACCGATTCCACCTTTACCAGATTGGCTATTAATCCGGATAACATCTCCTTCATACTCTCTTCCAATATCATTTGGATCAATTAACAAATAAGGAACCGTCCAATGCTCGCATTCGTTTTCCTCACGCCACTTCATTCCTTTAGCTATTGCATCTTGATGTGAGCCTGAAAATGCAGCAAATACAAGTTTACCACCGTATGGCTGTCTTTCATAAACCTTCATCTTAGTCATACGTTCATACACAGCAATGATTTCTTGAATATTTTCGAAATTTAATTCCGGATTCACTCCATGGGAGAACATATTTAGAGCAAGAGTAACAATGTCTACATTCCCTGTTCTTTCGCCATTACCAAATAATGTTCCCTCGATTCTTTGTCCACCGGCTAGCATTCCTAATTCCGCATCCGCAATACCGCTTCCTCTATCATTATGTGGGTGAAGTGATAAGATAACATTTTCTCTATAATTCATATGATCACTCATGTATTCAATCTGGCTTGCATAAACGTGAGGCATCGACATTGAAACAGTAGCTGGCAAATTGATAATTACTTTATTCTCAGCGGTCGGCTGCCATACATTAAGAACCCGATTGCATATCTCAAGCGCAAAATCCACCTCTGTACCTGTAAAGCTTTCAGGTGAATATTGGAACTTAAAGTTCCCTTCGGTTTCAGCAGCATATTTCTGAAGAAGTTTTGCACCAGTAACAGCAATGTCGATAATTTCTTCTTTAGATTTTTTGAATACTTGTTGACGCTGAGACACAGACGTTGAATTGTATAAGTGTACAACTGCTTGCTTTGCACCTTGAAGTGATTCAAACGTTTTCTTGATAATATGTTCTCTTGATTGAGTCAAAACTTGAATCGTCACATCATCCGGGATCAAATCCTCTTCAATCAACGTTCGTAAAAAAGCATATTCCGTTTCAGATGCAGCTGGGAAGCCAACTTCAATTTCCTTGAAACCTATTTTTACAAGCAATTGAAAAAATTCTAACTTCTCCTTTAAAGTCATTGGCACAACCAAAGCCTGATTTCCATCCCTAAGATCTACACTACACCACATTGGAGCCTCAGTTATATACTCCTTTTGAGCCCATTTCATGCTTGGCTCTGGGGGCATAAAGTAACCTCTTGCATACTTTTTATAATTTTCCATTTTTTAAGTCCACCCTTCCATTTATCATACATATTTTTATTTAGATACATTAGAACGCAAAAAAGTCTTTCATCTCTAAATTAAAAGAGACGAAAGACTGTTAAAATCTCACGCGGTACCACTCTAATTCATACCAAATTGGTATGCACTCAGACAGACACGGGTTTTATAAAACCTATATCCTCCTACTGTAACGGTTAGGCTCCGTCTCCACCTACTCTTAAAAATTTCAGCGAGCTACTTCAAGGCGAGTTCGGATTTTGTCTACGACTGTTTTGCACCAACCAACAGCTCTCTGTACGCTTATAAAACCCTACTATTCCTCTTCAATGTATTTAATATTTAGAATATTATATCAAAGGAAATTCAGGTTATCAAGGTTATTTCATTAAAAAATAGGCGAACAACTTAAGTATTTAATATCACGGTATAACCCTCTAATGAATCACGACCCAGTCGACAGATAATGTCTAACTCCAAATTGCCATATGAGTAAACAAGGAAAGATAAAAATGATCCCAACAAGAGGAGACATCATATATAGAAGTGTGTTCCCGTGATTTTTATCGAGAATATACAGCAACGGCAAGTAATTTACACACCCAAATGGAATTATAAATGTAAAGAATTTAGATACCCATTTATGATAGATATTTAATGGATATTGAGCCATCTCTCTTCCACCATCAGTAAATATATTTACCACTTCTAAACCTTGGATTGTCCAAAAGCACATTGTAGCAGCAAGTATGAAAATTCCAGTAAAAATAAATACACCGCTGACAATCATAAGTAAGAGGGTAATAACTTTGAAATAGTCCCATTCGATGGAAAGATTACTAATTGCCCACCCCAAAACGAATAAGCTTTGTAGTAGCCTTCCAAATCTCGTAAACTCAAATTTTGATCCTAACACTTGAATGAAGGTGCTTCTTGGACGGACAAGAAGTCGATCAAACTCACCCTCCTTTACAAGACTAGAGAATGAGTCAAACCCTCGAGCAAAACATTCACTTATAGCAAATGCCATATGAATAACCCCAAAACATAGTGCAACTTCAAAAAAACTCCAGCCTTTAATTTGCCCGAAGCGTTCAAATAGAAAATATAAACCTGCAAAGACAGTGAATGGAATAAAGAATTGTCCGATCGATAAGAGCCAAAAAGATGTACGATATTCCATTTGTGATTTAAATAAAATTCTAAGATATTTGAAATAAATACTCAAAATGAATCATCCTCCTTGTACAACCACTCTTTGTAAAGCTTTGTCAAAAGCATATCTTCCCAATAAAATAAGAACACTAAGCCAGCCAAGCTGAATGAATATCCCTATAAGTGCCTCATCCTGTGGAATGTGTCCTGAATAGACCCTGAAAGGAAAATCTGCTGTCAAGCGAAATGGAAGCAAGTAGGCAATGTTTTGCAGCCATGATGGCATAAGTGGGATAGGAATAGTTAAACCAGCAAAAAATTCCCCTATGATCCCAAAAACTAACAATGAGCCAACTGGAGACATCGTCACAAAGACAGAAATATAAATAAACATAGATATTGAGACTAATAGGAGTAAACCTAGAATCATTGCTGAAAGAAATAACATGAAGGTTGTTATGCTAGGTGGTAGTGTCATTTTGTATGGTTGCGGTAAAAAGAAAGCTACAATTAGAATGGGAAAGCTTCGAAGTAATGCACTCGACAAGCGCTGTGCTAAAAGTTTTGCATACCAAAACCCATAGATACCGCATGGTCTACAAAGTTCATACGCGATATTTCCACTCGTAATTAAATCAAATAATTCATTATCACGAAACCAAAGCATGATAAAAGCAAGAAAGGCCTGTTGCAGCCAAATATAAGTAATTAATTCTGTAAAAGAAATAGGTGGTGTATGTAAGTAATTCTGGTAGAATGCTTCAAAAATCATAATATACATGAATCCCCAAAAAAATTGTGTCACCACCCCTGCCAAAGCAGCTGCCCTATACTGCATGCCAGTTAGTAGCCGTAGCTTCAATACGGAAAAATATGCATTCATATTTCATACTCCTTATATAATTGTACAATAATGTCTTCAATTGGTTGTGCTTCTATAGAGACATCAAGTAATTCAACCTTGCTTGATAATTGGGAAACTACTTCTGATATCATGACCTTCTCCGTATCTACACTTATAATAGCCCGTTCAGGTGACCAAGAAAGCAAAGAAGTTCCATGAATTTCAAATGAATTAACCGTTTCACGATAATCTGCAGTAATTGTCTTAAGTGTCCCAAATCGACTCCTGAGTTCATTCAATTTACCGTCATACAATAAGCTCCCCTTTCCGATTAAGATGACTCTGTCAGCTAAAGCTTCGATATCATTCATATCATGTGTGGTAAGAATGACAGTAACTCCTTTTTCTTTATTAATTGTTTTAATAAACTGGCGAACGGCAATTTTTGAAACGGCATCAAGTCCAATAGTTGGTTCATCCAAAAATAATATTTTCGGACTATGTAGAAGTGAGGCAGCGATTTCACAACGCATCCGTTGCCCTAAGCTTAATTGTCTTACTGGGGAATTGATGAGACTTTGCAGATCGAGTGTTTCTACAAGTAGATTAATATTATCTTTATATTCTTTTTGAGGAATTTTGTAAATATCGCGAAGAAGCTCAAATGAGTCCATTACTGGTACATCCCACCACAGTTGAGAGCGTTGTCCAAAAACCACTCCGATATTTTGAACATATGAAACTCTGTCCTTCCAAGGAGTGTACCCCATAATGCTGCAGGTTCCTCGGTCAGGAACCAAAATACCGCTCATTAACTTTATCGTTGTAGATTTACCTGCACCATTTGGACCGATATAGCCTACAATTTCCCCCGGTTCAATAGAAAAAGAGATATCTTTTAACGCTTCAACAATAAAATGTTCCCTATAAAACAGCGCTTTCACAGACTGCCTCAAACCAGTAGTTCGCTTGGCAACTTTGAAGGATTTACTTAAGCCTTCTATAGTAATCAATCGTTTTTCCTCCTAACATTTTGAATGGAAGAAAAAATATATCATCATAAATCATGAATGTCAATAAAATTTTCTGATTTTTCAAGCATCAATAACTTGGATGTGCTTTACAAATAAAAAAAGCAGTGACATTTCAAATGAAAAATCCACTACTTTAATAGTTCCTATACATTTACATTACCATATCTCTAGTATTATTATGACAAGCACACTCAGCTAAACTGTAACCTGTTACTTGGAAGCCATGCTTTTGTAAAAATCGAATTCCGATATTTTTTTCGAGTTTATTAGAAGCGATGACATAGACATGTTTCCTTGGAATTTCATGATAAAATCTTTTTAAATAAGGTATGGGAATGACAATTGCTTGAAAGGCTTGATTCTCTGATAAATTGTTATAATCTCTAAAATCAACTACAACATGATGATCATCAAGTTGAGATCGATTTACGTCAATACATGGAACGCTTTTTATTGCCATATAACTTTTATAATAAAAATAACCTAAAATCAAAACAGTAATAAGTCCAATCAATAGATAAATAATGATTATTCCCTCCTTTGTTTATATTTCTCTAGCTCTATCTGCAATTATTAAAAAAATAAGATAGCCATATAGGCATATTGTTAATGCGCTATAAAATCTCACTTACTAATATATAGTGAGTCAAGGTCTTTATTCAAGTAAAAAGATTCGCGCTTTACATTTTTTTGATTAGTTTTTTAACTGAAGCATAGATCCCTATTCATAATAGACTATTTGCTTTTTTGAAACAGCCTAATACCAGTAGTGGTATTAGGCTGTTTTATTTTTGTTTAGGAAATACTAAGGATAAGCGCTTTGACATCAGGCTCCAGCGTCTAGTGAACTTCACAGTCCTCCAGTTCATACGTCGCTTATCAAGGCCATCCGCTTTGTTATTACTTGTTTAACTTGTCTAAAATAGGATAAAGTTCTTCAAGATGTGTAATTTCAAAAGTAGGGATAACTTCATTACGTTCTTTATCATGACGATTGATCCAAACAGATTTGATTCCAGCTCGAGAAGCGCCAAGGATATCTGTCATTAAATTATCACCAACCATGATTGCTTCATCTTTCGTTAAATTCATTTTTTCTAAGGCATGTTCAAATATAGAAGCATCTGGTTTTCCTCTTCCAAATGCACCAGAGATAATGATTTGTTCAAAATATGGAACAAGCTCAGGTGTAATATCTAATTTTGTATTTTGAAGATCTGGTGATCCATTTGTTAATAATAAAAGACGGTATGTATCCTTTAGCTCGTCCAATACCTTAAACGACTCGTCATATACAAATGGCTTTTGACGTCTTTGCGCAGGAAACTCTTCAGCTAGTTTGGCACCAAACTCTTGATCATCGATTCCGCAAGCCTTTAGCCCTCTTGTCCATGCTTCTTTACGATATGCGGGAACGATTTCTGACATCTTTTTAAAATTCTCTTCATCATCTAAAAAGTTTCCCCACAGTCCTTCAAATGGATTAATCCCGATCATTTGTGTAAATTCATACGTTTCATATGAAGAATATAGCTCTCTCGCTTCATTTCGTACAGCTTCTTCCAATTGATCTGGATCGACTCCGAATTTTTCATGAGCGATCTGACACGTAGCGATAAATGCTTCTTTTACACTTTTTTGATCCCATAATAATGTATCATCTAAATCAAAGAAGATTGCTTTAATCATATTTATTCCCCCAGTTCTGTAAACTACTATATGCAAAAACTCATACTATTCAAACAATAGATTACAGAGATTTTTTCAATATGTAAATAGGATAGAGAAAATCAATTTACGAAAACAGAAAATAATTGACTAGGTACTTTATTTAAATAAAAAAACCGTTTAGCGTGTAAACGGTTTTAACAAACTAGGAGGATTATTCAAATGTGATTGTGGTTATTTTTTTATAATATACATCTCCTTACCGTAATACATTGTTCGATTTTCCATGATTATAGCTCCCTTCGTTTGTAACAATATCTCTTAATCTAAACCATGATATTTTATAAATTTCCTCCATAGCTGTTTCAAATTCTTGTTCTTCTTTATTTTTAACTCTCCTCTTCATTGTGTCATAAATAGAATCTTTATTATGACCACGTACTGCTAAAACAAAAGGGAAACCAAATTTCTTAATGTATTTGTTGTTAAGCGCCAGAAAACGCTTATATTCATTTGGGGAAAGCTGATCTAAACCTGCTTGTTGTTGTTCAAATTTTGAAGAAGTGGACAATTTTATTTTTGTACCTAAATCAGGATGTGCTAGAATTAAAGCGAACTTTTCTTCCTTTGAAGATTTCTCAACAAGCTTTACCATTGAACGATGAAGAAATTGTATCGAAGGAAAAGGTCGTAACTCCCATACTTTGTCAGCAATCCAAGGAGTATCCTCGAATATCCAGCCAAGAAGTGCTACAAACTC encodes:
- a CDS encoding 2-isopropylmalate synthase, with the protein product MENYKKYARGYFMPPEPSMKWAQKEYITEAPMWCSVDLRDGNQALVVPMTLKEKLEFFQLLVKIGFKEIEVGFPAASETEYAFLRTLIEEDLIPDDVTIQVLTQSREHIIKKTFESLQGAKQAVVHLYNSTSVSQRQQVFKKSKEEIIDIAVTGAKLLQKYAAETEGNFKFQYSPESFTGTEVDFALEICNRVLNVWQPTAENKVIINLPATVSMSMPHVYASQIEYMSDHMNYRENVILSLHPHNDRGSGIADAELGMLAGGQRIEGTLFGNGERTGNVDIVTLALNMFSHGVNPELNFENIQEIIAVYERMTKMKVYERQPYGGKLVFAAFSGSHQDAIAKGMKWREENECEHWTVPYLLIDPNDIGREYEGDVIRINSQSGKGGIGYLLEQQYGLDLPAKMRENFGYIVKNVSDHQQKELLPNEIYDIFQKEYVNIKAPVEFVNYQFTKHDDYQTIVAIKINDELQEVAGEGNGRLDAISNALQTKLGIKYTDLVYKEHAQEIGSGSNAVSYVGITALDGTVYWGCGVDMDIMTSSVKALFSAVNKMTESVKLPIGMDFSLTNK
- a CDS encoding HAD family hydrolase → MIKAIFFDLDDTLLWDQKSVKEAFIATCQIAHEKFGVDPDQLEEAVRNEARELYSSYETYEFTQMIGINPFEGLWGNFLDDEENFKKMSEIVPAYRKEAWTRGLKACGIDDQEFGAKLAEEFPAQRRQKPFVYDESFKVLDELKDTYRLLLLTNGSPDLQNTKLDITPELVPYFEQIIISGAFGRGKPDASIFEHALEKMNLTKDEAIMVGDNLMTDILGASRAGIKSVWINRHDKERNEVIPTFEITHLEELYPILDKLNK
- the uraD gene encoding 2-oxo-4-hydroxy-4-carboxy-5-ureidoimidazoline decarboxylase, translated to MITIKDVNEFSQSEFVALLGWIFEDTPWIADKVWELRPFPSIQFLHRSMVKLVEKSSKEEKFALILAHPDLGTKIKLSTSSKFEQQQAGLDQLSPNEYKRFLALNNKYIKKFGFPFVLAVRGHNKDSIYDTMKRRVKNKEEQEFETAMEEIYKISWFRLRDIVTNEGSYNHGKSNNVLR
- a CDS encoding ABC transporter ATP-binding protein, whose amino-acid sequence is MITIEGLSKSFKVAKRTTGLRQSVKALFYREHFIVEALKDISFSIEPGEIVGYIGPNGAGKSTTIKLMSGILVPDRGTCSIMGYTPWKDRVSYVQNIGVVFGQRSQLWWDVPVMDSFELLRDIYKIPQKEYKDNINLLVETLDLQSLINSPVRQLSLGQRMRCEIAASLLHSPKILFLDEPTIGLDAVSKIAVRQFIKTINKEKGVTVILTTHDMNDIEALADRVILIGKGSLLYDGKLNELRSRFGTLKTITADYRETVNSFEIHGTSLLSWSPERAIISVDTEKVMISEVVSQLSSKVELLDVSIEAQPIEDIIVQLYKEYEI
- a CDS encoding sulfurtransferase — protein: MAIKSVPCIDVNRSQLDDHHVVVDFRDYNNLSENQAFQAIVIPIPYLKRFYHEIPRKHVYVIASNKLEKNIGIRFLQKHGFQVTGYSLAECACHNNTRDMVM
- a CDS encoding ABC transporter permease, which gives rise to MNAYFSVLKLRLLTGMQYRAAALAGVVTQFFWGFMYIMIFEAFYQNYLHTPPISFTELITYIWLQQAFLAFIMLWFRDNELFDLITSGNIAYELCRPCGIYGFWYAKLLAQRLSSALLRSFPILIVAFFLPQPYKMTLPPSITTFMLFLSAMILGLLLLVSISMFIYISVFVTMSPVGSLLVFGIIGEFFAGLTIPIPLMPSWLQNIAYLLPFRLTADFPFRVYSGHIPQDEALIGIFIQLGWLSVLILLGRYAFDKALQRVVVQGG
- a CDS encoding ABC transporter permease, with the protein product MSIYFKYLRILFKSQMEYRTSFWLLSIGQFFIPFTVFAGLYFLFERFGQIKGWSFFEVALCFGVIHMAFAISECFARGFDSFSSLVKEGEFDRLLVRPRSTFIQVLGSKFEFTRFGRLLQSLFVLGWAISNLSIEWDYFKVITLLLMIVSGVFIFTGIFILAATMCFWTIQGLEVVNIFTDGGREMAQYPLNIYHKWVSKFFTFIIPFGCVNYLPLLYILDKNHGNTLLYMMSPLVGIIFIFPCLLIWQFGVRHYLSTGS